One region of Anoplopoma fimbria isolate UVic2021 breed Golden Eagle Sablefish chromosome 10, Afim_UVic_2022, whole genome shotgun sequence genomic DNA includes:
- the LOC129097086 gene encoding elongation factor 1-alpha-like — protein MGKVKLHINIVVIGHVDSGKSTTTGHLIYKCGGIDKRTIEKFEKEAAEMGKGSFKYAWVLDKLKAERERGITIDIALWKFETVRYYVTIIDAPGHRDFIKNMITGTSQADCAVLIVAAGVGEFEAGISKNGQTREHALLAFTLGVKQLIVGVNKMDSTEPPYSQKRFEEITKEVSTYIKKIGYNPATVAFVPISGWHGDNMLESSEKMTWFKGWKVERKESNANGTTLLEALDAICPPTRPTDKPLRLPLQDVYKIGGIGTVPVGRVETGVMKPGMVITFAPCNLTTEVKSVEMHHEALTEAAPGDNVGFNVKNVSVKEIRRGNVAGDSKNDPPLAADTFTAQVIILNHPGQISQGYAPVLDCHTAHIACKFTEIKEKVDRRSGKTIEDNPKFVKSGDAAIITLTPQKPMVVEPFAIYPPLGRFAVRDMRQTVAVGVIKSVDKKLPGSGKVTKAALKADKKK, from the exons ATGGGAAAGGTAAAGCTCCACATCAACATCGTGGTCATTGGCCATGTCGACTCTGGCAAGTCCACCACCACCGGTCACCTGATCTACAAGTGCGGAGGAATCGACAAGAGAACCATCGAGAAGTTCGAGAAGGAAGCCGCCGAG ATGGGCAAGGGCTCCTTCAAGTACGCCTGGGTGCTGGACAAACTGAAGGCCGAGCGTGAGCGTGGTATCACCATCGACATCGCTCTGTGGAAGTTTGAGACCGTCAGGTATTACGTGACCATCATCGACGCCCCGGGACACAGGGACTTCATCAAGAACATGATCACTGGTACCTCTCAG GCCGACTGTGCAGTGCTGATCGTTGCTGCCGGCGTTGGAGAGTTTGAGGCCGGTATCTCCAAGAACGGCCAGACCCGCGAGCACGCCCTGCTGGCCTTCACCCTCGGCGTGAAGCAGCTCATCGTCGGAGTCAACAAGATGGACTCCACCGAGCCCCCTTACAGCCAGAAGCGCTTTGAGGAAATCACCAAGGAAGTGAGCACCTACATCAAGAAGATCGGCTACAACCCCGCCACCGTCGCCTTTGTCCCTATCTCCGGGTGGCACGGAGACAACATGCTGGAAAGCAGTGAGAAG ATGACCTGGTTCAAGGGATGGAAGGTCGAGCGCAAGGAGAGCAATGCCAATGGAACCACACTGCTGGAGGCTCTGGATGCCATCTGCCCCCCAACTCGCCCCACAGACAAGCCCCTCCGTTTGCCGCTGCAGGACGTCTACAAGATTGGAG GTATCGGAACAGTCCCAGTTGGCCGCGTTGAGACCGGCGTCATGAAGCCCGGCATGGTCATCACCTTTGCTCCCTGCAACTTGACCACTGAGGTGAAGTCCGTGGAGATGCACCACGAGGCTCTGACCGAAGCCGCCCCCGGCGACAACGTCGGCTTCAACGTCAAGAACGTGTCCGTCAAGGAGATCCGCCGCGGAAACGTGGCCGGCGACAGCAAGAACGACCCACCATTGGCTGCCGATACCTTCACTGCCCAG gttATCATCCTGAACCACCCCGGCCAGATCTCCCAGGGTTACGCCCCTGTGCTGGATTGCCACACCGCTCACATCGCTTGCAAATTCACCGAGATCAAGGAGAAGGTTGACCGTCGTTCCGGCAAGACGATTGAGGACAACCCCAAGTTTGTCAAGTCTGGAGATGCAGCCATCATAACTCTTACCCCACAGAAGCCCATGGTTGTGGAGCCCTTCGCCATCTACCCTCCCCTCG gTCGCTTTGCTGTGCGTGACATGAGGCAGACTGTGGCTGTCGGTGTCATAAAGTCAGTAGATAAGAAGCTTCCCGGCAGTGGAAAAGTCACCAAGGCTGCATTAAAGGCAGATAAGAAGAAATGA
- the klhl43 gene encoding kelch-like protein 31 isoform X1 encodes MAPKKKASRQKKPAVDTVPQVAMETIPAQLKVESRGDGVVVVDSVVKKIEQMAALDIAQLNSLNLPLPPPVIKPGERGLGLGSELTRPLHGNALLEELSKMRQEKFLTDLELACKTKAFDVHKLVISSISQYFREILAKDPGMKRLELPSLSPLGLANVITFAYLGRVHMSLYTIGCTASAAVTLQIPQLLKMCMDFLLAELNVQTCVYIWNIAAAYGLSSVSDAARRFVLENFVQFADTPLFNQLTMEQISAFLQEDYLLLPSEVTAFQLAMRWLDFDASRQAHAAELLSHIRFETIPASELVSQIQPVPRMMMDPHCHRLLVDAMNYHLLPFQQNTLQSRRTQVRASQQTLLTVGGRPSLTERALSREVMWRDPREGAATWRHLTQLPAKSFNQCVAVMDGFLYVAGGEDQNDARNQAKHAVSTLSRYDPRFNTWLHLASMRQRRTHFSLTASGGRLFAIGGRNVEGLLATTESYLPSSNTWQMRAPMEVPRCCHSSATLPSGDILVTGGYINCAYSRSVACYNVDTDAWSEKAPMETPRGWHCSAALGGKVYVVGGSQLGPGGERVDVLSVEVFSPERSGWTRAAPLLLGVSTAGLSPLADKLYLLGGWNEAEKRYKAAVQKYDPATDSWSVAEDLPEPTVGVSCCTLTLPPRHAPRRQQHRNTPAHEEQQQAGKNRSRESSTAPSQTVTA; translated from the exons ATGGCGCCAAAGAAGAAGGCCTCCCGCCAGAAGAAGCCCGCCGTGGACACCGTCCCTCAGGTAGCCATGGAGACCATCCCGGCCCAGCTGAAGGTTGAGAGCCGTGGTGAcggtgtggtggtggtggacaGCGTGGTGAAGAAGATCGAGCAGATGGCGGCGCTGGACATCGCCCAGCTGAACAGCCTCAACCTGCCGCTGCCGCCGCCGGTCATCAAGCCCGGGGAGCGAGGCCTCGGTCTGGGCAGCGAGCTGACCCGACCCCTGCACGGCAACGCCctgctggaggagctcagcAAGATGCGGCAGGAGAA gTTCCTGACTGATCTGGAGTTGGCTTGTAAGACGAAAGCCTTTGACGTCCACAAGCTGGTCATCTCCTCCATCAGTCAGTACTTCAGAGAGATTCTGGCCAAAGACCCGGGCATGAAGCGCCTGGAgctcccctccctctcacctCTTG GCCTGGCTAACGTCATCACCTTCGCCTACCTGGGTCGCGTCCACATGTCCCTGTACACCATCGGCTGCACCGCCTCGGCCGCCGTCACCCTGCAGATCCCTCAGCTCCTCAAGATGTGCATGGACTTCCTGCTGGCCGAACTCAATGTGCAGACCTGCGTCTACATCTGGAACATCGCCGCCGCTTACGGCCTGTCGTCGGTGAGCGACGCCGCCCGCCGCTTCGTCCTGGAGAACTTTGTGCAGTTCGCGGACACGCCGTTGTTCAACCAGCTGACCATGGAGCAGATCTCCGCCTTCCTGCAGGAAGACTATCTGCTGTTGCCTTCAGAGGTCACTGCCTtccag TTGGCCATGAGGTGGCTCGACTTTGACGCCTCCCGTCAGGCTCACGCCGCTGAGCTGCTGTCTCACATCCGCTTTGAGACGATCCCAGCCAGCGAGCTGGTGAGCCAGATCCAGCCGGTGCCCCGCATGATGATGGACCCGCACTGTCACCGCCTGCTGGTGGACGCCATGAACTACCACCTGCTCCCCTTCCAGCAGAACACCCTGCAGTCCCGACGCACGCAGGTCCGAGCCAGTCAGCAGACTCTGCTCACCGTCGGTGGTCGACCTTCGCTCACAGAGAGAGCTCTCAGCCGCGAG GTGATGTGGAGGGACCCTCGGGAGGGAGCAGCCACCTGGCGTCACCTCACCCAGCTGCCAGCGAAGAGCTTCAACcagtgtgtggctgtgatggaCGGCTTCCTGTACGTGGCCGGAGGGGAGGACCAGAACGACGCTCGCAACCAGGCCAAGCACGCCGTCAGCACCCTCAGCAG ATATGACCCTCGCTTCAACACCTGGCTCCACCTGGCCAGCATGCGACAGCGCCGCACCCATTTCTCTCTGACAGCCAGCGGCGGCCGCCTGTTCGCCATCGGCGGCCGCAACGTGGAGGGTCTGCTGGCCACCACCGAGAGCTACCTGCCCTCCTCCAACACCTGGCAGATGCGGGCTCCCATGGAGGTGCCCCGCTGCTGCCACTCCAGCGCCACCCTGCCCTCCGGAGACATCCTGGTGACCGGCGGGTACATCAACTGTGCCTACTCACGCTCCGTGGCGTGCTACAACGTTGACACCGACGCCTGGAGCGAGAAGGCCCCCATGGAGACACCCCGCGGCTGGCACTGCTCCGCCGCCCTCGGAGGAAAGGTGTACGTGGTGGGAGGGAGCCAGCTGGGGCCCGGCGGTGAGCGGGTGGATGTGCTCTCCGTGGAGGTCTTCTCTCCGGAGAGAAGCGGCTGGACCCGGGCCGCCCCTCTCCTCCTCGGTGTGAGCACCGCCGGCCTGTCCCCGCTGGCCGACAAGCTGTACCTGCTGGGAGGCTGGAACGAGGCGGAGAAGCGCTACAAAGCTGCCGTCCAGAAGTACGACCCGGCCACAGACAGCTGGTCCGTGGCAGAGGATCTGCCCGAGCCCACGGTGGGAGTGTCCTGCTGCACCTTGACCCTGCCACCCCGCCACGCGCCACGCCGACAGCAGCACCGCAACACCCCGGCCCacgaagagcagcagcaggccggGAAGAACcggagcagagagagcagcacGGCTCCTTCCCAAACCGTCACCGCATAG
- the LOC129097087 gene encoding cyclic GMP-AMP synthase, with amino-acid sequence MDREDRDVKGSLTEAKQRKDNTRGKTSPSRLTLARQRQKTQQQQASEEGSKVVEQLISLSPELTSWIKLNAKDLKIRMTDRRWAAEVVNDFRDNLLKFLRGNSDQPFFQSADFLNSGSYFEKVKIHSPDEFDMMLKLQAPWRLNMTELDGGLFYRIDLARPTRSPIQAFLLENGCTLSSSKILSEMFRLVRKFLKNYKVPDEGFRWEVNRKRLHSPAVTLSLCRNEICSDELISVDLVPALEVHSSQGWPLAIRNGPDVDNWLGKKVRQEIKSLPCFFVPKRPKGRNLSEEAKESWRISFSHIEKILIRSHGNKKTCCESNVTKCCRKQCLMLLKSLIEGLKQRFPKELDHLCSYHGKTAFLHTLSIRFDDSMWARQQLPVCFLHLLGALESHARTALLPHFFVPNCNLFSPALFPRRALAFLVKALEEQRREGLPLLKHPAPVPPLRRMTPPGDTSSETSSHESTAVFSLDTVFRNKLLLLFAIAVVCVLFCIYAMGS; translated from the exons atggacagagaggacagagatgTGAAGGGCAGTCTGACTGAAGCAAAGCAGCGTAAAGACAACACCAGAGGAAAGACAAGTCCTTCTCGGCTCACACTAgcaagacagagacagaaaactcAGCAGCAACAAGCTTCAG aggaGGGATCCAAAGTGGTCGAGCAGTTGATCTCGCTCTCCCCGGAGCTGACCAGCTGGATCAAACTCAACGCCAAAGACCTCAAGATCCGAATGACGGATCGCCGCTGGGCCGCGGAGGTGGTCAACGATTTCCGAGACAACCTGCTGAAATTCCTGAGGGGCAACAGTGACCAGCCTTTCTTCCAGTCTGCCGACTTCCTCAACAGCGGCAGCTACTTTGAGAAAGTCAAG ATCCACAGCCCCGATGAGTTTGACATGATGCTGAAGCTTCAGGCTCCATGGCGCCTCAACATGACAGAGCTAGACGGCGGCCTCTTCTACCGGATCGATCTTGCCCGGCCCACTCGGAGCCCCATACAAGCCTTTCTTCTGGAGAACGGGTGCACCCTCTCATCGAGCAAGATTCTGAGTGAGATGTTTCGCCTGGTCCGCAAGTTCCTCAAGAACTACAAAG TGCCTGATGAAGGCTTTCGCTGGGAGGTGAACAGGAAGCGACTTCACTCGCCGGCTGTGACTTTGTCTCTGTGCAGGAATGAAATCTGCAGTGACGAGTTGATATCTGTGGACCTGGTTCCTGCTCTGGAg GTTCACTCTTCTCAGGGCTGGCCGCTCGCTATCCGCAATGGTCCAGATGTGGACAACTGGCTGGGAAAGAAGGTTCGCCAAGAAATCAAAAGTTTGCCGTGCTTCTTCGTACCGAAGAGACCCAAAGGACGAAACCTCAGTGAGGAGGCCAAAG AGAGTTGGAggatttctttctctcacattgAGAAGATACTCATCAGGAGCCACGGCAACAAGAAAACCTGCTGTGAGAGCAACGTCACCAAATGCTGCCG TAAACAGTGCTTGATGCTCCTCAAGTCTCTAATTGAAGGCCTGAAACAACGTTTCCCCAAAGAGCTGGATCACCTCTGCTCGTACCACGGGAAGACAGCCTTCCTACACACCCTGTCCATCAG GTTCGACGACTCCATGTGGGCTCGCCAGCAGCTCCCTGTCTGCTTCCTGCACCTCCTCGGGGCCCTCGAGAGCCACGCTCGCACAGCCCTCCTACCTCACTTCTTTGTGCCCAACTGCAACCTCTTCTCCCCGGCCCTCTTCCCCCGCAGAGCGCTGGCTTTCCTCGTCAAAGctctggaggagcagaggagggaaggaCTTCCCCTGCTGAAGCATCCGGCTCCTGTCCCACCACTCAGACGGATGACTCCTCCAGGAGACACGTCCTCTGAGACATCCTCCCATGAGTCCACTGCGGTTTTCTCTCTGGACACTGTATTTAGGAATAAACTGCTCCTGCTGTTTGCTATAGCTGTAGTTTGTgttctattttgtatttatgcGATGGGAAGTTAG
- the rpl11 gene encoding 60S ribosomal protein L11 → MAEQGEKKENPMRELRIRKLCLNICVGESGDRLTRAAKVLEQLTGQTPVFSKARYTVRSFGIRRNEKIAVHCTVRGAKAEEILEKGLKVREYELRKNNFSDTGNFGFGIQEHIDLGIKYDPSIGIYGLDFYVVLGRPGFSIADKKRKRGRIGFRHRIRKEEAMRWFQQKYDGIILPGK, encoded by the exons ATGGCG GAACAGGGTGAGAAGAAGGAGAACCCCATGAGAGAGCTTCGCATTCGCAAGCTCTGCCTGAACATCTGCGTCGGTGAGAGTGGAGACAGGCTGACCCGTGCTGCTAAGGTGCTGGAGCAGCTCACAGGGCAGACCCCCGTCTTCTCAAAGG CCCGCTACACCGTGCGATCCTTCGGTATCCGCAGAAATGAAAAGATTGCTGTCCACTGCACTGTCCGTGGAGCCAAAGCAGAGGAGATCCTGGAAAAAGGACTCAAG GTGCGTGAGTACGAGTTGAGAAAGAACAACTTCTCTGACACCGGAAACTTCGGCTTCGGCATCCAGGAGCACATCGATCTGGGCATCAAGTACGACCCCAGCATCGGCATCTACGGACTGGACTTCTACGTG GTTCTGGGCAGACCCGGCTTCAGCATCGCCGACAAGAAGCGGAAAAGAGGCCGCATCGGTTTCAGGCACCGCATCCGCAAAGAGGAGGCCATGCGCTGGTTCCAGCAGAAA TATGACGGCATCATCCTCCCCGGCAAGTAA
- the klhl43 gene encoding kelch-like protein 31 isoform X2 — protein MAPKKKASRQKKPAVDTVESRGDGVVVVDSVVKKIEQMAALDIAQLNSLNLPLPPPVIKPGERGLGLGSELTRPLHGNALLEELSKMRQEKFLTDLELACKTKAFDVHKLVISSISQYFREILAKDPGMKRLELPSLSPLGLANVITFAYLGRVHMSLYTIGCTASAAVTLQIPQLLKMCMDFLLAELNVQTCVYIWNIAAAYGLSSVSDAARRFVLENFVQFADTPLFNQLTMEQISAFLQEDYLLLPSEVTAFQLAMRWLDFDASRQAHAAELLSHIRFETIPASELVSQIQPVPRMMMDPHCHRLLVDAMNYHLLPFQQNTLQSRRTQVRASQQTLLTVGGRPSLTERALSREVMWRDPREGAATWRHLTQLPAKSFNQCVAVMDGFLYVAGGEDQNDARNQAKHAVSTLSRYDPRFNTWLHLASMRQRRTHFSLTASGGRLFAIGGRNVEGLLATTESYLPSSNTWQMRAPMEVPRCCHSSATLPSGDILVTGGYINCAYSRSVACYNVDTDAWSEKAPMETPRGWHCSAALGGKVYVVGGSQLGPGGERVDVLSVEVFSPERSGWTRAAPLLLGVSTAGLSPLADKLYLLGGWNEAEKRYKAAVQKYDPATDSWSVAEDLPEPTVGVSCCTLTLPPRHAPRRQQHRNTPAHEEQQQAGKNRSRESSTAPSQTVTA, from the exons ATGGCGCCAAAGAAGAAGGCCTCCCGCCAGAAGAAGCCCGCCGTGGACACC GTTGAGAGCCGTGGTGAcggtgtggtggtggtggacaGCGTGGTGAAGAAGATCGAGCAGATGGCGGCGCTGGACATCGCCCAGCTGAACAGCCTCAACCTGCCGCTGCCGCCGCCGGTCATCAAGCCCGGGGAGCGAGGCCTCGGTCTGGGCAGCGAGCTGACCCGACCCCTGCACGGCAACGCCctgctggaggagctcagcAAGATGCGGCAGGAGAA gTTCCTGACTGATCTGGAGTTGGCTTGTAAGACGAAAGCCTTTGACGTCCACAAGCTGGTCATCTCCTCCATCAGTCAGTACTTCAGAGAGATTCTGGCCAAAGACCCGGGCATGAAGCGCCTGGAgctcccctccctctcacctCTTG GCCTGGCTAACGTCATCACCTTCGCCTACCTGGGTCGCGTCCACATGTCCCTGTACACCATCGGCTGCACCGCCTCGGCCGCCGTCACCCTGCAGATCCCTCAGCTCCTCAAGATGTGCATGGACTTCCTGCTGGCCGAACTCAATGTGCAGACCTGCGTCTACATCTGGAACATCGCCGCCGCTTACGGCCTGTCGTCGGTGAGCGACGCCGCCCGCCGCTTCGTCCTGGAGAACTTTGTGCAGTTCGCGGACACGCCGTTGTTCAACCAGCTGACCATGGAGCAGATCTCCGCCTTCCTGCAGGAAGACTATCTGCTGTTGCCTTCAGAGGTCACTGCCTtccag TTGGCCATGAGGTGGCTCGACTTTGACGCCTCCCGTCAGGCTCACGCCGCTGAGCTGCTGTCTCACATCCGCTTTGAGACGATCCCAGCCAGCGAGCTGGTGAGCCAGATCCAGCCGGTGCCCCGCATGATGATGGACCCGCACTGTCACCGCCTGCTGGTGGACGCCATGAACTACCACCTGCTCCCCTTCCAGCAGAACACCCTGCAGTCCCGACGCACGCAGGTCCGAGCCAGTCAGCAGACTCTGCTCACCGTCGGTGGTCGACCTTCGCTCACAGAGAGAGCTCTCAGCCGCGAG GTGATGTGGAGGGACCCTCGGGAGGGAGCAGCCACCTGGCGTCACCTCACCCAGCTGCCAGCGAAGAGCTTCAACcagtgtgtggctgtgatggaCGGCTTCCTGTACGTGGCCGGAGGGGAGGACCAGAACGACGCTCGCAACCAGGCCAAGCACGCCGTCAGCACCCTCAGCAG ATATGACCCTCGCTTCAACACCTGGCTCCACCTGGCCAGCATGCGACAGCGCCGCACCCATTTCTCTCTGACAGCCAGCGGCGGCCGCCTGTTCGCCATCGGCGGCCGCAACGTGGAGGGTCTGCTGGCCACCACCGAGAGCTACCTGCCCTCCTCCAACACCTGGCAGATGCGGGCTCCCATGGAGGTGCCCCGCTGCTGCCACTCCAGCGCCACCCTGCCCTCCGGAGACATCCTGGTGACCGGCGGGTACATCAACTGTGCCTACTCACGCTCCGTGGCGTGCTACAACGTTGACACCGACGCCTGGAGCGAGAAGGCCCCCATGGAGACACCCCGCGGCTGGCACTGCTCCGCCGCCCTCGGAGGAAAGGTGTACGTGGTGGGAGGGAGCCAGCTGGGGCCCGGCGGTGAGCGGGTGGATGTGCTCTCCGTGGAGGTCTTCTCTCCGGAGAGAAGCGGCTGGACCCGGGCCGCCCCTCTCCTCCTCGGTGTGAGCACCGCCGGCCTGTCCCCGCTGGCCGACAAGCTGTACCTGCTGGGAGGCTGGAACGAGGCGGAGAAGCGCTACAAAGCTGCCGTCCAGAAGTACGACCCGGCCACAGACAGCTGGTCCGTGGCAGAGGATCTGCCCGAGCCCACGGTGGGAGTGTCCTGCTGCACCTTGACCCTGCCACCCCGCCACGCGCCACGCCGACAGCAGCACCGCAACACCCCGGCCCacgaagagcagcagcaggccggGAAGAACcggagcagagagagcagcacGGCTCCTTCCCAAACCGTCACCGCATAG